One window of Cellulomonas shaoxiangyii genomic DNA carries:
- a CDS encoding sugar O-acetyltransferase, with protein sequence MNLQDFLDHVQARTVIEAGSAQHAFIVETAQHALRTTAELNSGYRTPDDVRRLLSQLTGRAVPESVTLFPPFYCEFGRNLTLGEDVFINMGCTFQDAGGITIGDGTLIGHGSTVVTLDHAVDPARRSDMLPAPVVIGRQVWLGARVTVVPGVTIGDGAIVGAGAVVTKDVPANTIVAGVPARPIGPTGAP encoded by the coding sequence ATGAACCTCCAGGACTTCCTCGACCACGTGCAGGCCAGGACGGTCATCGAGGCCGGCTCGGCGCAGCACGCCTTCATCGTCGAGACGGCCCAGCACGCGCTGCGCACCACCGCCGAGCTCAACAGCGGCTATCGCACCCCGGACGACGTCAGGCGCCTGCTCTCGCAGCTGACGGGGCGGGCGGTGCCCGAGTCGGTGACGCTCTTCCCACCGTTCTACTGCGAGTTCGGCAGGAACCTCACGCTCGGCGAGGACGTGTTCATCAACATGGGCTGCACGTTCCAGGACGCCGGAGGCATCACCATCGGGGACGGCACCCTCATCGGCCACGGCAGCACCGTGGTCACCCTCGACCACGCGGTCGACCCCGCCCGTCGGTCCGACATGCTCCCCGCACCCGTCGTCATCGGTCGCCAGGTCTGGCTCGGCGCCCGCGTCACCGTCGTCCCCGGTGTCACCATCGGTGACGGCGCGATCGTCGGCGCCGGCGCCGTCGTCACCAAGGACGTGCCCGCGAACACGATCGTGGCGGGCGTCCCCGCGCGACCGATCGGCCCCACAGGCGCACCATGA
- a CDS encoding putative immunity protein translates to MSRAAKNGVPAPTVLGEPEVGVVSPQALSEADRRTVAGWAADCAERVLPLFEAEAPDDGRPRDAIARARAFGRGELRAADEIRRRFVAGRAANVVSSPAAVAAARAAAQASGVAHMGAHALGAAAYAAKAAGLGVPDRADAVEDEVRRQLHGMTAATRAALRRLPLLGEDPAGPLGSGLLASGVLATVIREIQADLAAS, encoded by the coding sequence GTGTCCAGGGCCGCGAAGAACGGCGTGCCGGCGCCCACCGTGCTCGGCGAACCGGAGGTCGGTGTGGTCTCTCCCCAGGCGCTCAGCGAGGCCGATCGGCGCACGGTCGCGGGGTGGGCAGCCGACTGCGCGGAGCGTGTCCTGCCGCTGTTCGAGGCCGAGGCGCCGGACGACGGTCGCCCGCGCGACGCGATCGCACGCGCCCGGGCGTTCGGTCGCGGCGAGCTGCGTGCCGCCGACGAGATCCGCCGGCGCTTCGTGGCCGGCCGCGCGGCGAACGTCGTCAGCTCGCCCGCGGCTGTCGCCGCAGCGAGGGCGGCGGCGCAGGCCTCCGGCGTCGCCCACATGGGTGCGCACGCTCTGGGGGCGGCCGCCTACGCCGCGAAGGCTGCCGGCCTCGGGGTCCCCGATCGCGCGGACGCCGTCGAGGACGAGGTCCGCCGGCAGCTGCACGGCATGACAGCGGCCACCCGGGCAGCGCTGCGGCGGCTGCCCCTGCTCGGTGAGGACCCGGCGGGCCCGCTCGGGTCGGGGCTGCTGGCGTCCGGCGTCCTTGCGACCGTCATCCGAGAGATCCAGGCGGACCTGGCTGCGTCCTGA
- a CDS encoding lytic polysaccharide monooxygenase auxiliary activity family 9 protein, whose protein sequence is MSRSPVLRRLAAAAGTLALGAAMVAGSAVLAAPASAHGAVSDPPSRIYGCYDRWSAAWTDPAMQTQDPMCANAWQSNPNAMWNWNGMFQENVGGRHEQVIPNGKLCSANNPTYAAADTPGAWRTTSLPHNFRLTVHDPSNHGADYLRIYVTKQGYDARTKPLAWSDLELLKTTGSYPSSSPYVTDVSVPSDRRGHHVVFTIWQASHLDQPYYQCSDVSFGGGNPTPNPTTPAPNPTTPAPNPTTPAPNPTTPAPNPTTPGPNPTTPAGACTATVSVASAWQGGYQATVTVTAGSSAINGWRATVNGATVTQGWNGTFSGSTITSTSWNGKLAAGASTSAGFLGSGSPGNLTASCTAS, encoded by the coding sequence ATGTCACGGTCACCAGTACTCCGCCGCCTGGCCGCGGCGGCCGGCACGCTCGCGCTCGGCGCCGCGATGGTCGCAGGCTCGGCCGTCCTCGCCGCACCGGCATCGGCGCACGGCGCCGTGTCCGACCCGCCCTCGCGCATCTACGGGTGCTACGACCGCTGGAGCGCCGCCTGGACCGACCCGGCGATGCAGACGCAGGACCCCATGTGCGCGAACGCGTGGCAGAGCAACCCCAACGCCATGTGGAACTGGAACGGCATGTTCCAGGAGAACGTCGGCGGCCGGCACGAGCAGGTGATCCCGAACGGCAAGCTGTGCTCCGCCAACAACCCCACCTACGCGGCCGCGGACACCCCCGGCGCGTGGCGGACGACCTCCCTGCCCCACAACTTCCGCCTCACCGTGCACGACCCGTCGAACCACGGCGCGGACTACCTGCGGATCTACGTCACCAAGCAGGGGTACGACGCCCGGACGAAGCCGCTCGCGTGGTCCGACCTGGAGCTCCTCAAGACGACGGGCAGCTACCCCAGCTCGAGCCCGTACGTCACCGACGTCAGCGTGCCGAGCGACCGTCGCGGCCACCACGTCGTCTTCACGATCTGGCAGGCGAGCCACCTCGACCAGCCGTACTACCAGTGCAGCGACGTGAGCTTCGGCGGCGGCAACCCGACGCCGAACCCGACGACGCCGGCACCGAACCCGACGACGCCCGCGCCGAACCCGACCACGCCGGCCCCCAACCCGACCACGCCCGCACCGAACCCGACGACGCCCGGCCCGAACCCGACGACGCCCGCGGGTGCCTGCACCGCGACCGTGTCGGTGGCGAGCGCGTGGCAGGGCGGCTACCAGGCGACCGTGACGGTCACGGCCGGGTCGAGCGCGATCAACGGCTGGCGGGCGACCGTCAACGGCGCGACCGTCACCCAGGGCTGGAACGGCACCTTCTCGGGCAGCACGATCACGTCGACGTCGTGGAACGGGAAGCTCGCCGCCGGGGCGTCGACCTCCGCCGGGTTCCTCGGGAGCGGCAGCCCGGGCAACCTGACCGCGAGCTGCACGGCGTCCTGA
- a CDS encoding SDR family NAD(P)-dependent oxidoreductase, whose protein sequence is MNAGGSRAAGPVGGADLTGRVAVVTGAGGGMGRVLVGELARAGAHVVAVARDALRTEGLLREAMGDHGGFEVVQADLSLRRGVIDAAAAISRRHPRVHVLVNNAGAHFPERRLTPDGVEMHVAVDYLAAFGLTHLLRESLVAAGGRVVHVASDSLNDTRQVRLVGRARPAGLDPAHLEDLTRLNPAGGFVAFEAYARAKLLTVTSGYDVARLLRPHGVTINSVHPGIVATGIVDDLVPAALRPVGGLIRRAMRTPRDGASAALRLATDPALAGVTGRYYRREREATTPAVSHDAAVQQRLHDVSSRWFDR, encoded by the coding sequence GTGAACGCCGGGGGCTCCCGCGCCGCGGGCCCGGTCGGCGGCGCGGACCTGACGGGGCGGGTGGCGGTCGTCACCGGGGCCGGCGGGGGGATGGGGAGGGTGCTGGTCGGGGAGCTGGCCCGCGCCGGTGCGCACGTGGTCGCCGTGGCCCGGGACGCACTGCGCACCGAGGGCCTGCTGCGGGAGGCCATGGGCGACCACGGCGGGTTCGAGGTCGTGCAGGCCGACCTGTCCCTGCGCCGGGGCGTGATCGACGCCGCCGCGGCGATCAGCCGACGCCACCCGCGGGTGCACGTGCTGGTCAACAACGCCGGCGCGCACTTCCCCGAGCGACGCCTGACGCCCGACGGGGTGGAGATGCACGTCGCGGTGGACTACCTGGCGGCCTTCGGGCTCACCCACCTGCTGCGGGAGAGCCTCGTCGCCGCCGGCGGGCGCGTCGTCCACGTCGCGTCCGACAGCCTCAACGACACCCGGCAGGTCAGGCTCGTCGGACGCGCCCGTCCCGCCGGCCTCGACCCCGCGCACCTCGAGGACCTCACCCGCCTCAACCCGGCGGGCGGCTTCGTCGCCTTCGAGGCGTACGCCCGCGCCAAGCTCCTCACCGTCACCAGCGGCTACGACGTCGCGCGCCTCCTGCGGCCCCACGGGGTCACGATCAACTCGGTGCACCCGGGCATCGTCGCCACCGGCATCGTCGACGACCTCGTCCCCGCGGCGCTGCGTCCTGTGGGTGGGCTCATCCGCAGGGCCATGCGGACGCCCCGCGACGGCGCATCCGCCGCGCTGCGGCTGGCCACGGACCCCGCGCTGGCCGGGGTCACCGGTCGCTACTACCGCCGTGAACGGGAGGCGACGACGCCCGCCGTCTCGCACGACGCGGCGGTGCAGCAGCGGCTGCACGACGTGAGCAGCAGGTGGTTCGACCGCTGA
- a CDS encoding NAD(P)-dependent oxidoreductase has product MRQTVAHKRVVVLGATGATGRLVVSTALRHGHHVTALACRPGSFAPAPGLREVEWRDVRDAATLSTALTGADAVISALGGAARGPTSVCTDAMAVAVPAMRSAGTARLVVVSAHGVAESRDRSPFSLAVWAAVGERMRDKEAMESRVTSAPLRWTVVRPPRLTDASATGTYRTAVDLPVHLWTSVPRADLADFLVREVEDPHHVHAFPRIAR; this is encoded by the coding sequence ATGAGACAAACTGTCGCACACAAGCGGGTCGTCGTCCTGGGCGCGACCGGGGCCACCGGACGCCTGGTGGTCTCGACGGCGCTCCGGCACGGCCACCACGTCACCGCCCTGGCGTGCCGGCCGGGGTCCTTCGCGCCCGCGCCCGGCCTCCGCGAGGTGGAGTGGCGGGACGTCCGCGACGCCGCCACGCTGTCCACGGCCCTGACCGGCGCCGATGCGGTGATCAGCGCCCTGGGCGGAGCGGCGCGGGGCCCGACCTCCGTCTGCACCGACGCCATGGCCGTCGCCGTCCCCGCGATGCGGTCCGCGGGAACGGCGCGACTCGTCGTCGTCAGCGCGCACGGCGTCGCCGAGAGCCGGGACCGGTCGCCGTTCTCGCTCGCGGTGTGGGCCGCGGTCGGGGAGCGGATGCGCGACAAGGAGGCGATGGAGTCCCGCGTCACCTCCGCACCCCTGCGCTGGACCGTCGTGCGTCCGCCGCGGCTCACGGACGCCTCCGCGACCGGGACCTACCGCACCGCCGTCGACCTGCCGGTGCACCTGTGGACGTCCGTCCCACGCGCCGACCTCGCCGACTTCCTCGTCCGCGAGGTGGAGGACCCCCACCACGTGCACGCCTTCCCTCGGATCGCCCGGTGA
- a CDS encoding TetR/AcrR family transcriptional regulator produces MVATQDDPRFLRSREAILTAAREVLLAHGPGAVTHARVAEQAGIARATVYRHWPRTDQLLAEAMATVPMPFFEAPDAPTREWLVRELTALARQLDHHDVRVIATTLAGSALWEDDMDARRARFADLLAGRLAGALEAARSRGEVDLHTAPRDAAALAIGPLYYRATIERGTTDEGVIATVVDSLGRWR; encoded by the coding sequence ATGGTGGCCACCCAGGACGACCCCCGGTTCCTGCGCAGCCGGGAGGCGATCCTCACCGCCGCCCGTGAGGTGCTGCTGGCCCACGGTCCCGGCGCCGTCACCCACGCGCGGGTCGCCGAGCAGGCGGGGATCGCACGCGCCACCGTCTACCGCCACTGGCCGCGCACCGACCAGCTCCTGGCCGAGGCGATGGCCACCGTGCCGATGCCGTTCTTCGAGGCACCCGACGCCCCCACCCGCGAGTGGCTCGTCCGGGAGCTGACCGCCCTCGCCCGGCAGCTCGACCACCACGACGTCCGCGTGATCGCGACCACCCTGGCCGGCAGCGCCCTGTGGGAGGACGACATGGACGCCCGCCGCGCCCGCTTCGCCGACCTGCTCGCCGGCCGGCTGGCCGGTGCACTCGAGGCCGCCCGGTCGCGCGGGGAGGTCGACCTGCACACCGCGCCCCGCGACGCGGCTGCCCTGGCGATCGGACCCCTCTACTACCGGGCCACCATCGAGCGGGGCACCACCGACGAGGGCGTCATCGCGACGGTCGTCGACAGCCTCGGCCGGTGGCGGTGA
- a CDS encoding winged helix-turn-helix transcriptional regulator codes for MTRSAPDQPPSTRWQDTDEADCRYASRALEVVGQRWTPSILLTLARGVERFTDITAAVPGLSARMLTVRLKQLEDGGIVDRIVIPTTPVSVRYRLTPRGVDLLEAVHPIAGYIRRWEAAPDRAAARA; via the coding sequence GTGACCAGGTCCGCACCCGACCAGCCCCCGTCGACGCGATGGCAGGACACCGACGAGGCGGACTGCCGGTACGCCAGCCGAGCGCTGGAGGTCGTCGGCCAGCGCTGGACGCCGAGCATCCTGCTGACCCTCGCACGGGGCGTCGAGCGCTTCACCGACATCACCGCCGCCGTGCCTGGTCTCTCGGCACGCATGCTGACCGTGCGCCTCAAGCAGCTCGAGGACGGGGGGATCGTCGACCGCATCGTCATCCCCACCACGCCCGTCTCCGTCCGCTACCGGCTGACGCCGCGCGGTGTGGACCTCCTCGAGGCGGTCCACCCCATCGCGGGGTACATCCGCCGCTGGGAGGCCGCACCCGACCGGGCCGCCGCGCGCGCCTGA
- a CDS encoding LLM class flavin-dependent oxidoreductase — MPDYGHPLRFGSFITPTSARPQHAVDLAVLSEDLGLDLVTFQDHPYEPSFLDTWTLLSWVAARTTRIAVSGNVLNVTLRPPAVLSRAVASLSLLSGGRVELAIGAGGFTDAVVAFGAPRRTVGQSLVALDEAIDVIRGLWDAGDPTPLRVLGEHYRIDGARRGPRLPAPIPIAIGAYRPRMVALTGRQGDAWLPSLPWLQPGGLAEGNRIIDEAAVGAGRAPGEIRRMLNIPPGTPTEVLVRAAVDHGVSTFILATDEPELLRELATQTATEVRERVGDSRAGATASGRSLP, encoded by the coding sequence ATGCCCGACTACGGTCACCCGCTGCGCTTCGGCAGCTTCATCACACCCACCTCCGCCCGCCCGCAGCACGCGGTGGACCTCGCCGTGCTCAGCGAGGACCTGGGCCTGGACCTGGTCACGTTCCAGGACCACCCCTACGAGCCGTCGTTCCTGGACACCTGGACGCTGCTCTCGTGGGTGGCGGCGCGTACCACGCGGATCGCCGTCTCGGGGAACGTCCTCAACGTGACGCTCCGACCACCGGCGGTGCTCTCCCGCGCGGTGGCCAGCCTCAGCCTGCTGAGCGGTGGCCGGGTCGAGCTCGCCATCGGTGCCGGTGGTTTCACGGACGCGGTCGTCGCCTTCGGCGCCCCGCGCCGGACGGTCGGTCAGTCGTTGGTGGCCCTGGACGAGGCCATCGACGTCATCCGCGGGCTGTGGGACGCGGGTGACCCCACGCCGCTGCGGGTGCTCGGTGAGCACTACCGGATCGACGGCGCACGGCGCGGACCCCGGCTGCCTGCGCCGATCCCGATCGCGATCGGCGCGTACCGGCCCCGCATGGTGGCGCTCACCGGGCGCCAGGGCGACGCATGGCTGCCCAGCCTGCCGTGGCTGCAGCCCGGCGGTCTCGCGGAGGGGAACCGGATCATCGACGAGGCCGCCGTCGGTGCGGGGCGCGCTCCGGGCGAGATCCGTCGGATGCTGAACATCCCGCCGGGCACCCCGACGGAGGTCCTCGTCCGGGCGGCGGTGGACCACGGCGTGAGCACGTTCATCCTCGCCACCGACGAGCCCGAGCTGCTCCGCGAGCTCGCCACACAGACGGCCACCGAGGTCCGCGAGCGCGTCGGCGACTCCCGCGCGGGCGCGACGGCGAGCGGCCGGTCACTCCCGTGA
- a CDS encoding FAD-binding oxidoreductase, with protein MSAGTDRAAVPASLADRALAPGDDGYGRYTSGYFRGARPGVVLRPRCAAEVQDAVRYADGHREVPLGILSGGHGISGRSLNDGGTVIALDALDEITVLDDNRVRLGPGARWGDVARALAPHGLGVTAGDNGGVGVGGLATAGGIGWFVREHGLTIDHLRSVDVVTADGRLVRASDEENPDLFWAMRGAGANFGVAVSFELEAHPVGGQVGFAMLVFVVADVAAFLPAWGAAIEAAHPSVTGTLMLGTSPPGAPSTVQALILVDSDSPGAVIERLQPFAGLAPIVEQSVQLTPYSALLPPEPGQHGRGDPHAHSGLVRHLSADVADGLAALLSSDSQVILTVRSAGGAVAGTPADATAYAWRDANFFVATLGGGPDLDRRWSRLTPLLDGMYLSFETDTGPDVVARAFPPAHLERLRALKRQWDPTGLFRDNFFIDPAG; from the coding sequence GTGAGCGCCGGGACCGACCGCGCCGCGGTGCCGGCCTCGCTCGCCGACCGGGCGCTCGCCCCGGGCGACGACGGGTACGGGCGGTACACCTCGGGCTACTTCCGCGGTGCGCGGCCCGGCGTGGTGCTGCGGCCTCGGTGTGCCGCCGAGGTGCAGGACGCCGTCCGGTACGCCGACGGTCACCGCGAGGTCCCGCTCGGCATCCTCAGCGGGGGCCACGGCATCTCGGGCCGGTCCCTCAACGACGGCGGCACCGTGATCGCGCTCGACGCACTCGACGAGATCACGGTGCTGGACGACAACCGGGTCAGGCTGGGCCCCGGGGCCCGGTGGGGCGACGTGGCGCGGGCCCTCGCGCCCCACGGGCTCGGCGTCACCGCCGGTGACAACGGGGGCGTCGGCGTGGGCGGGCTGGCGACGGCGGGCGGGATCGGCTGGTTCGTCCGTGAGCACGGCCTGACGATCGACCACCTGCGATCGGTCGACGTCGTGACGGCGGACGGCCGGCTGGTCCGTGCGAGCGACGAGGAGAACCCCGACCTGTTCTGGGCGATGCGCGGCGCCGGCGCGAACTTCGGCGTTGCCGTGTCGTTCGAGCTCGAGGCGCACCCCGTCGGTGGTCAGGTCGGCTTCGCGATGCTGGTGTTCGTCGTGGCCGACGTCGCCGCGTTCCTGCCGGCCTGGGGCGCCGCGATCGAGGCGGCCCACCCGAGCGTGACCGGGACGCTCATGCTCGGGACGAGCCCGCCGGGGGCGCCGTCGACCGTGCAGGCGCTCATCCTCGTCGACTCGGACTCCCCCGGCGCGGTCATCGAGCGGCTCCAGCCGTTCGCCGGGCTCGCGCCGATCGTGGAGCAGTCGGTACAGCTCACCCCGTACTCCGCGCTGCTCCCGCCGGAGCCGGGGCAGCACGGCCGCGGCGACCCGCACGCCCACTCCGGCCTCGTGCGGCACCTCTCCGCCGACGTCGCCGACGGCCTCGCCGCCCTGCTGTCGTCCGACAGCCAGGTCATCCTCACGGTGCGGTCGGCGGGCGGAGCCGTCGCGGGCACCCCGGCGGACGCCACGGCCTACGCCTGGCGCGACGCGAACTTCTTCGTCGCCACCCTCGGCGGCGGACCTGACCTCGACCGCCGCTGGTCGCGGCTGACGCCCCTGCTGGACGGCATGTACCTCAGCTTCGAGACCGACACCGGGCCGGACGTCGTCGCGCGCGCGTTCCCGCCGGCGCACCTCGAGAGGTTGCGCGCACTGAAGCGGCAGTGGGACCCCACCGGCCTGTTCCGGGACAACTTCTTCATCGATCCCGCCGGCTGA
- a CDS encoding spermidine synthase, translating into MPEQPVRRPRVEELAWKPTPMGDISLRRRQDPVTGADVLEVKLGDEFLMSSLFTVAEEELARLGLAMTGASADGGAAPLDVVVGGLGLGYTALTALEDARVGSLVVVDALAEVIEWHRAGLIPAGAVLTADPRCRPVHADFFAALASDDGLDPAMPGRRWDAVLVDIDHSPRHLLNPSHASFYTLAGLQRLREQLKPGGVFALWSNDPPDEAYLELLRTLLVDVRADVVTFPNPLQGRDATNTVYLGRAPG; encoded by the coding sequence ATGCCCGAGCAACCAGTACGACGTCCGCGCGTGGAGGAGCTCGCCTGGAAGCCGACGCCGATGGGCGACATCAGCCTGCGCCGGCGCCAGGACCCGGTGACCGGAGCCGACGTGCTCGAGGTCAAGCTGGGCGACGAGTTCCTCATGTCGAGCCTGTTCACGGTGGCCGAGGAGGAGCTCGCGCGGCTCGGACTGGCCATGACCGGGGCGTCCGCCGACGGTGGTGCGGCTCCGCTCGACGTCGTCGTCGGCGGCCTCGGGCTCGGGTACACCGCGCTCACCGCGCTCGAGGACGCGCGGGTCGGCTCGCTGGTCGTCGTCGACGCGCTCGCCGAGGTGATCGAGTGGCACCGCGCCGGCCTGATCCCGGCCGGCGCGGTCCTCACCGCCGACCCGCGGTGCCGGCCCGTGCACGCCGACTTCTTCGCCGCCCTCGCGTCGGACGACGGCCTGGACCCCGCCATGCCCGGCCGCCGGTGGGACGCCGTCCTGGTCGACATCGACCACTCGCCCCGCCACCTGCTCAACCCCAGCCACGCGAGCTTCTACACGCTGGCCGGCCTGCAGCGGCTGCGCGAGCAGCTGAAGCCCGGCGGCGTGTTCGCGCTGTGGTCGAACGACCCGCCGGACGAGGCGTACCTGGAGCTCCTGCGCACCCTGCTGGTCGACGTCCGGGCGGACGTGGTCACCTTCCCGAACCCCTTGCAGGGCCGGGACGCCACGAACACCGTCTACCTCGGGCGCGCGCCGGGCTGA
- a CDS encoding protein adenylyltransferase SelO, with protein sequence MSVAASIITLGDRFARELPEMALPWQAETVPAPQLLVLGESLAAELGLDPAWLRSEDGVAFLVGAQVPDGARPVAQAYSGHQFGGFSPRLGDGRALLLGELVDIGGDVRDLHLKGSGRTPFARGGDGFAAVGPMVREHVLSEAMHALGIPTTRSLAVVATGRPVRRETMLPGALLARVASSHLRVGSFQYARATGDVDLLRRLADHAVARHHPAAAEAENPALALLEAVVAVQASLVARWMLVGFVHGVMNTDNMTISGETIDYGPCAFMDAFDVAAVYSSIDAEGRYAYGNQPVIAEWNLARLAEALLPLLHEDAEAAVELAMAALGTFPVRYSAAWSAGMHAKLGLPEGSDDAATGMLVDDLLALLQEERVDHTSFFRRLASAARGHADPVRSLVRDTAALDGWLARWLALRPDAPSMDRVNPVYIPRNHLVEEALDAAVAGDLDPLHRLLAAVSGPFEERAGLERYAAPAPEDFGAYRTFCGT encoded by the coding sequence ATGAGCGTCGCGGCATCGATCATCACCCTGGGTGACCGCTTCGCGCGGGAGCTGCCCGAGATGGCCCTCCCCTGGCAGGCGGAGACGGTGCCCGCCCCGCAGCTGCTCGTGCTCGGTGAGTCGCTGGCCGCCGAGCTGGGCCTGGACCCGGCGTGGCTGCGGAGCGAGGACGGCGTGGCCTTCCTCGTGGGCGCCCAGGTGCCGGACGGCGCACGGCCCGTCGCGCAGGCCTACTCCGGGCACCAGTTCGGCGGCTTCTCCCCGCGCCTCGGTGACGGGCGCGCGCTGCTGCTCGGTGAGCTCGTCGACATCGGCGGTGACGTGCGCGACCTGCACCTCAAGGGATCGGGCCGGACGCCCTTCGCCCGTGGCGGTGACGGGTTCGCCGCCGTGGGGCCCATGGTGCGTGAGCACGTCCTCAGCGAGGCGATGCACGCGCTCGGCATCCCGACGACGCGCTCCCTCGCCGTGGTGGCGACCGGCCGTCCGGTGCGCCGCGAGACCATGCTGCCCGGCGCGCTGCTCGCCCGGGTGGCGAGCAGCCACCTGCGCGTGGGGAGCTTCCAGTACGCCCGGGCCACCGGGGACGTCGACCTCCTGCGCCGCCTCGCCGACCATGCCGTCGCCCGCCACCACCCGGCCGCTGCGGAGGCCGAGAACCCGGCTCTCGCCCTCCTGGAGGCGGTCGTCGCCGTGCAGGCGTCCCTCGTCGCCCGGTGGATGCTGGTGGGCTTCGTCCACGGCGTCATGAACACGGACAACATGACGATCTCCGGCGAGACCATCGACTACGGGCCGTGCGCCTTCATGGACGCCTTCGACGTCGCGGCCGTCTACAGCTCCATCGACGCCGAGGGCCGCTACGCCTACGGCAACCAGCCGGTCATCGCCGAGTGGAACCTGGCTCGCCTGGCCGAGGCCCTCCTGCCGCTGCTCCACGAGGACGCCGAGGCGGCCGTCGAGCTGGCGATGGCGGCGCTGGGCACCTTCCCGGTGCGGTACAGCGCGGCGTGGTCCGCCGGGATGCATGCCAAGCTCGGCCTGCCGGAGGGTTCCGACGATGCGGCGACGGGGATGCTGGTGGACGACCTGCTCGCGCTCCTGCAGGAGGAGCGCGTCGACCACACGTCGTTCTTCCGCCGGCTCGCCTCGGCCGCTCGCGGCCACGCGGACCCGGTGCGCAGCCTGGTCCGGGACACCGCGGCGCTCGACGGGTGGCTCGCGCGGTGGCTCGCCCTGCGTCCCGACGCGCCGTCGATGGACCGGGTCAACCCGGTCTACATCCCCCGCAACCACCTCGTCGAGGAGGCCCTGGACGCCGCGGTCGCGGGCGACCTCGATCCGCTCCACCGGCTGCTCGCCGCCGTGTCGGGTCCCTTCGAGGAGCGAGCCGGCCTCGAGCGCTACGCCGCCCCCGCCCCCGAGGACTTCGGCGCCTACCGGACCTTCTGCGGTACCTGA
- a CDS encoding DUF402 domain-containing protein: MHRRGDRWSVWRWHDGERWTPRWYGNLESPGRRTTVGFDTHDWALDVVAAGSPLDGPWTVGFKDEDELAWMVHQRFVTDEQAFHVRMVGTRLLQHTRDAGWPFDAGWDAWLPDARWAAVPVPDGWERLPGED, translated from the coding sequence GTGCACCGGCGCGGCGACCGGTGGTCCGTGTGGCGGTGGCACGACGGCGAGCGGTGGACGCCCCGCTGGTACGGCAACCTCGAGTCGCCGGGGCGCCGGACCACGGTCGGCTTCGACACGCATGACTGGGCGCTCGACGTGGTCGCCGCCGGGAGCCCCCTCGATGGCCCGTGGACGGTGGGCTTCAAGGACGAGGACGAGCTCGCGTGGATGGTCCACCAGCGCTTCGTCACCGACGAGCAGGCCTTCCACGTCCGCATGGTCGGCACTCGGCTGCTGCAGCACACGCGGGACGCGGGCTGGCCGTTCGACGCCGGCTGGGACGCGTGGCTGCCCGACGCGCGATGGGCAGCCGTTCCCGTGCCGGACGGCTGGGAACGCCTGCCCGGGGAGGACTAG
- a CDS encoding peptidase S9: MTTARARTTTALLTGLTTAAYYAVPDVARTRAARGWLKAACVAAGAAVALPDARQAWTELQARRRRTALDGIPVATENLAQSVLDNAGDGPARSATARTVVRGAVVVAVAVAGSVAVTVAFERWVFRRGEARAAAGVRLAHTRTGLVLGALTAAGGLIPDPSEGR; encoded by the coding sequence GTGACGACTGCCCGTGCTCGCACGACCACCGCCCTGCTGACCGGCCTGACGACGGCCGCGTACTACGCCGTGCCGGACGTGGCCCGCACGCGCGCCGCGCGAGGATGGCTCAAGGCCGCCTGCGTCGCCGCCGGTGCGGCGGTCGCCCTGCCGGACGCGCGCCAGGCATGGACCGAGCTGCAGGCGCGGCGGCGCCGCACGGCCCTCGACGGCATCCCCGTCGCGACCGAGAACCTCGCGCAGAGCGTGCTCGACAACGCCGGGGACGGCCCCGCGCGCTCAGCGACCGCGCGCACGGTCGTGCGCGGGGCCGTCGTCGTCGCCGTGGCGGTCGCCGGCTCGGTGGCCGTCACGGTCGCGTTCGAGCGGTGGGTGTTCCGCCGCGGTGAGGCGCGTGCCGCCGCGGGGGTGCGGTTGGCGCACACCCGCACGGGTCTCGTGCTCGGGGCGCTGACCGCGGCGGGCGGCCTGATCCCGGACCCGTCCGAGGGCCGCTGA